In uncultured Bacteroides sp., one genomic interval encodes:
- a CDS encoding flavodoxin family protein, whose product MKKIMIIDGGPRKTFNTAKMIEAFTAGAKEADETIEVKHVRLYDINYYGCVACMACKVKNSKFTEYCAYKDGITEVLKETAFADGIVFASPIFYSDITAQLRAFIERLTFPWLSYNNYTTHAPKRVPTAIIYTMNATEEYQPQMEAMYDRNESLVARFLTQPERIIAMNTLQVKNYDLYEMAGFSKEKKGDWHKSHWELELQNAHQAGIRMVKQLQ is encoded by the coding sequence ATGAAGAAGATTATGATTATAGACGGAGGTCCACGCAAGACCTTCAATACGGCAAAGATGATTGAAGCTTTCACTGCTGGTGCAAAAGAAGCCGACGAAACCATCGAGGTGAAACACGTGAGACTTTACGATATAAACTATTACGGCTGTGTAGCATGTATGGCTTGCAAGGTAAAAAATAGTAAATTTACAGAATACTGTGCCTACAAGGATGGCATCACTGAAGTTTTAAAAGAAACAGCTTTTGCCGATGGCATCGTGTTTGCATCGCCCATTTTTTACAGCGATATCACTGCACAACTCCGTGCATTCATCGAGCGACTTACCTTTCCTTGGCTTTCCTATAATAACTATACCACTCATGCACCAAAGCGTGTGCCTACAGCTATCATCTATACGATGAATGCTACAGAGGAATACCAGCCGCAAATGGAAGCGATGTACGATAGAAACGAAAGTCTAGTTGCTCGATTCCTCACACAACCAGAACGTATTATAGCCATGAATACTTTGCAGGTGAAGAATTACGATCTATATGAAATGGCCGGTTTTTCTAAAGAAAAGAAAGGAGACTGGCATAAAAGCCATTGGGAATTAGAACTGCAGAATGCACATCAGGCAGGAATTCGAATGGTAAAACAGTTGCAGTAA